The following are from one region of the Methanospirillum hungatei genome:
- a CDS encoding histone deacetylase — translation MTCGVVYHPSFLMHQQSPSHPERRERLAYTLDQLQEEGIFDLPQIKLITPRIALRDEVLLVHSIEYLRFLEQTSVSGGTIDVDTYVPKGLIHDALLASGGAIAGAEAVLNQEVKNCFVLARPPGHHAGRSQGGGFCYLNNVAIMVRYLQRRGLRRIMILDWDAHHGNGTEEIFYDDPTVLFCSVHQYPFYPGSGRVEDIGFGDGKGYNINLPIPAGSSDKVYRYLLEEVILPLADEYMPDAIAISAGQDNHFSDPLTGLALTAQGYAQLMQEMCILADSICFGRIIAVLEGGYGIEGGLPYTNLGLIAAMAGLDISGIREPEIYRSMLLNEFSEDAFSTVIKMVSDLKKKLADHWYFIRRYE, via the coding sequence ATGACATGTGGTGTGGTTTATCACCCGTCGTTCTTGATGCACCAGCAAAGTCCTTCTCATCCTGAACGTCGTGAGCGGTTAGCATACACTCTAGATCAATTACAAGAAGAAGGGATTTTTGATCTCCCACAAATTAAACTCATCACTCCAAGGATAGCATTGCGTGATGAAGTCCTTCTTGTGCATAGTATAGAGTATCTTCGGTTTTTGGAACAAACATCTGTGTCTGGAGGTACTATTGATGTTGATACCTATGTTCCAAAAGGTCTCATACATGATGCGCTCCTTGCTTCAGGTGGGGCAATTGCTGGTGCTGAAGCCGTTCTTAACCAGGAAGTAAAAAATTGTTTTGTCCTTGCAAGACCTCCAGGTCATCATGCAGGTCGTTCTCAAGGTGGAGGATTTTGTTATTTAAATAATGTAGCCATCATGGTTCGTTATTTACAACGTAGAGGACTTCGTAGGATTATGATACTGGACTGGGATGCCCATCATGGGAATGGAACAGAAGAAATTTTTTATGATGATCCTACGGTATTATTCTGTTCTGTCCATCAATATCCGTTTTATCCAGGATCTGGAAGAGTTGAAGATATAGGATTTGGTGATGGAAAAGGATACAACATTAATCTTCCAATTCCTGCAGGTAGTTCTGATAAGGTATACCGATATCTGCTTGAAGAAGTAATTCTCCCTCTTGCTGATGAGTATATGCCTGATGCTATTGCCATATCGGCAGGGCAGGATAATCATTTCAGTGATCCTCTTACCGGACTTGCTTTAACCGCGCAAGGGTATGCACAACTTATGCAGGAGATGTGTATTCTCGCTGATTCCATCTGTTTTGGTAGAATAATCGCTGTTTTAGAAGGTGGATATGGCATTGAAGGTGGTTTGCCCTACACAAACCTTGGACTCATTGCAGCAATGGCAGGACTTGACATATCAGGTATCAGAGAGCCTGAAATATACCGGTCTATGTTACTAAATGAATTTTCTGAAGATGCATTTTCAACGGTTATAAAAATGGTTTCTGATTTAAAGAAAAAATTAGCCGATCATTGGTACTTCATTCGAAGATATGAATGA
- a CDS encoding glutaredoxin family protein produces the protein MAIQPIHVDGSDKGSIMLYALSTCIHCKQTRNLLDELKVAYDYLYVDQLSRTEMDDVLKEMEKFNPRGSFPTLVINNNKVIVGSRLDEIREVLL, from the coding sequence ATGGCAATTCAACCGATTCATGTGGATGGTTCTGATAAAGGGTCAATTATGCTGTATGCTTTATCGACCTGTATCCATTGTAAACAGACCAGGAATCTTTTAGATGAATTAAAAGTGGCGTATGATTATCTTTATGTTGATCAATTAAGTCGTACTGAGATGGATGATGTTTTAAAAGAGATGGAGAAATTCAATCCAAGGGGTTCATTTCCTACCCTTGTTATCAATAATAATAAGGTCATAGTTGGAAGCAGATTAGATGAAATACGAGAGGTGTTGCTATAA
- a CDS encoding hydantoinase/oxoprolinase family protein: MFTGIDIGGTNTDIAIIDSEIKTFKVPNSEGLNSALGKISSSGRLAISTSQPLNDIITGPPADIKTITIPGPGLIYPGAVKGAVSHRGDVVEPIDPGEIHTLMKGSHARGVAIAGKFSVRNDILEQEVFDIVSEYFSEEQIALSSPLGALHFPARIHTTRFNAQIKGKVSKLISQIQSACPNFYFVTSTGGLTSAQRALGNPMLLYRSSPATVANGAYFLSRNDDCLVVDIGGTTTELVPIKNGKPVQETVILNGSKTLIQAVHATSVPYGGDSCIREGLCSFRAGSSRSFGGGEPTLTDALNVTGARIGDVDRSEVITSSCAQDIVQFYLDQVTAAIREYHPKILIGTGYLAHYLLSEIAERAHAIGIVPEHAASANAVGAAVSRISLEVHVHVDTERKRLTLNGSEYPYKEFQDDDTLLAYASDLIRERARSEGAPEDDIQDVQVHFFSAYDVVKGWRITARITDIILGIAPGISMEAL, translated from the coding sequence ATGTTTACCGGGATAGATATTGGAGGGACGAATACTGATATTGCGATTATAGATTCAGAGATTAAAACATTTAAGGTTCCTAATAGTGAGGGCCTGAATTCTGCCCTTGGAAAGATCTCTTCTTCCGGGCGCCTTGCAATAAGCACATCACAACCGTTGAATGATATCATCACAGGTCCTCCCGCGGATATAAAAACAATAACAATTCCTGGTCCAGGTCTTATATATCCGGGTGCAGTTAAGGGAGCAGTATCTCACCGGGGTGATGTTGTTGAACCGATAGATCCTGGAGAAATCCACACCCTTATGAAAGGCTCTCATGCAAGAGGTGTTGCTATCGCTGGAAAATTTTCAGTCAGAAATGACATTCTTGAACAGGAAGTGTTTGATATTGTGTCTGAATATTTTTCTGAAGAGCAAATTGCACTCAGTTCACCTTTAGGGGCATTACATTTTCCAGCTCGTATTCATACAACTCGGTTCAATGCACAAATCAAAGGAAAAGTATCGAAATTAATAAGTCAGATCCAGTCTGCATGTCCCAATTTTTATTTTGTTACGTCAACGGGTGGTCTGACCAGTGCTCAGCGTGCTTTGGGTAATCCCATGCTTTTGTATAGGTCCAGTCCGGCAACTGTTGCGAATGGAGCTTATTTTCTCAGTAGAAATGACGATTGTCTTGTTGTGGATATTGGAGGGACGACAACAGAGTTGGTTCCGATAAAAAATGGAAAACCTGTTCAGGAAACAGTAATTCTGAATGGATCGAAAACTTTGATTCAGGCTGTTCATGCGACTAGTGTTCCATATGGTGGAGATTCCTGTATCCGTGAAGGCCTTTGTTCATTCAGGGCAGGTTCATCACGTTCATTTGGTGGAGGTGAACCAACACTTACTGATGCTTTGAACGTGACTGGGGCCCGAATAGGGGATGTAGATCGGTCGGAAGTAATCACATCATCATGTGCTCAGGACATTGTACAGTTTTACCTTGATCAGGTTACTGCAGCAATAAGAGAATATCATCCAAAAATCCTTATTGGAACGGGATATTTGGCTCACTACCTTCTTTCAGAGATCGCTGAACGCGCACATGCAATTGGAATCGTTCCAGAACATGCTGCATCAGCAAATGCGGTCGGTGCTGCTGTTTCGCGAATAAGTCTGGAAGTACATGTCCATGTTGATACGGAAAGAAAACGTCTCACTTTGAATGGATCTGAATATCCTTACAAGGAATTTCAAGATGATGACACGCTGTTAGCGTACGCATCTGATCTTATCAGAGAACGTGCTCGATCTGAAGGAGCTCCTGAAGATGATATTCAGGACGTACAAGTCCACTTTTTCTCAGCATATGACGTGGTGAAAGGATGGAGAATCACAGCACGGATAACAGATATTATTCTTGGAATAGCTCCAGGGATCTCGATGGAGGCACTATGA
- a CDS encoding ferredoxin-thioredoxin reductase catalytic domain-containing protein yields the protein MNSVLSSEQIEKRWDELETDAKQSGYFLNPDPVFTKGLVEGLLINSDRYGYESCPCRLSYGEEKNDRDIICPCDYRDDDLVEFGACYCGLYVSEEISLQKKPTPVVPERRPPISQLQKDKLSFHISGNLPYPVFRCKVCGYLCARNNPPEKCPICKVGKERFELFLK from the coding sequence ATGAATTCTGTTCTTTCTTCTGAACAAATTGAAAAAAGATGGGATGAATTGGAGACTGATGCAAAACAATCTGGATATTTTTTAAATCCGGATCCAGTGTTTACAAAAGGGCTCGTGGAAGGCCTTTTGATTAATTCTGATCGATATGGATATGAATCCTGTCCATGCAGACTTTCGTATGGTGAGGAAAAAAATGATCGGGATATCATTTGTCCCTGTGACTACCGGGATGATGATCTGGTTGAATTTGGTGCATGTTATTGTGGATTATATGTCTCTGAAGAGATCTCATTACAAAAAAAGCCGACTCCTGTGGTTCCAGAAAGAAGACCTCCGATATCACAATTACAAAAGGACAAACTATCATTTCACATATCAGGAAATTTACCATATCCGGTGTTTCGATGCAAAGTCTGCGGATATCTTTGTGCCAGAAACAATCCTCCTGAAAAATGTCCGATATGTAAAGTGGGTAAGGAACGTTTTGAGCTCTTTTTAAAATGA
- a CDS encoding GHMP kinase, with product MTILRIRGGDLDLVEYEFNSFHPGENINTCGYEGSYNLKISQNPIRTKAPGRIHLTVLDMNRFAPGHPGGGGIGFAIDVYAEVEVLCIQTEFKINYSRPAIINHFLTVFSKTIGYTGGFSVTAKDHDYKHVGLGSTSTILTALAFAVNKAVGDPLSIDQLRILIGNNYVEETEEGMIAYGFETGVGPAVSSRGGMGILGDNLTVVHQHAFAENSNVHIVIPPSSISSAGEEEFSLLMNKARTLDYRDRELKSYIVMMDFIPALNKGDLKKMGDALWEMEFRGSKRAEIEHHSFELYQYMHKLRKEGLEFVGMSSVGPSIAVITSKKEEELAKILHPLNLEIAVSTKVNNTGVIYL from the coding sequence ATGACCATCCTTCGTATCAGAGGAGGAGATTTAGACCTGGTAGAATATGAATTTAATTCATTTCATCCAGGAGAAAACATCAATACCTGCGGGTATGAAGGTTCATATAATTTGAAAATATCCCAAAATCCAATCAGAACGAAAGCACCAGGACGGATACATCTCACAGTTCTTGACATGAATCGGTTTGCTCCAGGACATCCCGGTGGTGGGGGAATTGGATTTGCAATTGATGTATATGCTGAAGTTGAAGTACTCTGTATACAAACCGAATTTAAAATTAATTATTCAAGACCTGCAATAATTAACCATTTTCTCACAGTATTCTCTAAAACTATAGGATATACCGGAGGATTTAGTGTAACCGCTAAAGATCATGACTACAAACATGTCGGTCTTGGATCAACCAGCACTATCCTTACGGCTCTTGCGTTTGCAGTAAATAAGGCTGTAGGAGATCCATTATCAATTGATCAACTTCGGATTCTTATTGGTAATAATTATGTAGAAGAGACAGAAGAGGGTATGATCGCATATGGATTTGAGACAGGTGTAGGTCCTGCTGTCAGCAGTCGGGGAGGAATGGGAATCCTTGGAGATAATCTTACTGTTGTCCATCAACATGCATTTGCTGAAAACAGTAATGTTCACATCGTAATCCCGCCTAGTTCAATCTCATCCGCTGGCGAAGAAGAATTTTCTCTCCTCATGAACAAAGCCAGAACCCTTGATTATCGTGATCGCGAATTAAAATCTTATATTGTTATGATGGATTTTATTCCAGCTTTAAATAAAGGGGATTTGAAAAAAATGGGTGATGCATTATGGGAGATGGAATTCCGAGGATCCAAACGAGCTGAGATAGAGCACCATTCATTTGAATTATATCAATATATGCATAAACTCAGAAAAGAAGGATTGGAATTTGTAGGAATGAGTTCTGTGGGCCCTTCTATTGCAGTCATCACCTCTAAGAAAGAAGAAGAACTAGCAAAAATATTACATCCATTAAACCTTGAGATTGCAGTGAGCACGAAAGTGAACAATACAGGTGTGATATACCTTTAA
- the hisG gene encoding ATP phosphoribosyltransferase yields MTVNTNQVSESDPGVKIRIAIPNKGRISVPIRDLIERSGLGIFDNGDRSLIARTRDEKVEILYARPIDIPEYVGSGVADLGITGHDMVIERGSQVTELLNLGFGNASVVLAVPDDSDWNNPRDLDGKRVSTEFPAITRKYFKKIGVKPVIVPVGGACEATPSLGISDAIVDISSSGTTLRQNHLKIIDTVLKTSTFLIANTSSCIEKKNKIDEIYLALESVLNANGKCYLMMNILRSSLDTVRTIIPGMGGPTVMDVASSTDMVAVHAVVEEEMVYQLINKLKQAGARDILVMNIERMIR; encoded by the coding sequence ATGACAGTAAATACAAATCAGGTCTCTGAAAGTGATCCCGGAGTAAAAATCCGGATCGCTATCCCGAATAAAGGCAGAATATCTGTCCCAATACGGGATTTAATAGAACGATCAGGACTTGGAATCTTTGATAATGGGGATCGATCTCTTATCGCCCGTACTAGGGATGAAAAGGTTGAGATCCTCTATGCACGTCCCATTGATATCCCTGAATATGTTGGATCTGGTGTCGCAGATCTTGGGATTACTGGGCATGACATGGTTATAGAACGTGGCTCTCAAGTAACAGAACTTCTCAACCTTGGATTTGGAAATGCTTCTGTTGTTCTTGCTGTGCCTGATGATTCAGATTGGAATAATCCTAGGGACTTGGATGGAAAACGGGTTTCAACTGAATTCCCTGCAATCACCCGAAAATATTTTAAAAAGATTGGTGTAAAACCAGTAATAGTCCCAGTAGGAGGGGCCTGCGAGGCTACTCCATCACTTGGAATATCTGATGCCATTGTGGATATCTCCAGTTCAGGAACAACACTTCGTCAGAATCATTTGAAGATTATTGATACTGTTCTCAAAACGAGTACTTTTCTTATTGCAAATACCAGTTCCTGTATTGAGAAAAAAAATAAAATAGATGAGATATATCTTGCCCTTGAAAGTGTTCTGAATGCAAACGGTAAATGTTATCTCATGATGAATATTCTTCGAAGTTCGCTTGATACTGTCCGAACCATTATACCAGGTATGGGAGGCCCGACTGTTATGGATGTGGCATCATCGACAGATATGGTAGCAGTACATGCCGTTGTAGAAGAGGAGATGGTTTATCAATTGATTAATAAACTCAAACAGGCGGGGGCCAGAGACATTCTGGTCATGAATATAGAACGTATGATTAGGTAA
- a CDS encoding methionine adenosyltransferase, with the protein MSRNIAIEMLNQVPVQDQQIELVERKCLGHPDSIADGIAEAVSRALCNTYIDQFGGVLHHNTDQGEIVAGESMPQFGGGKIIKPIFILLDGRATKEFKGEKIAADTVALQAAKDYLHSIVPELNLDKHLIMDCRLGTGSTDLRDVFNPEEGKIPRANDTSFGVSYAPFSDIEKCIKEISSYIDTTLRPKYPVYGQDIKIMGLRQGNSIKLTICCAMVDRYVSSLSEYVNYREKLAEEALKVAKTCTDKHVEVFVNTADCDVECSLFLTVTGTSAEMGDDGSVGRGNRANGLITPHRPMSMEATSGKNPINHIGKIYNLLSNELAHTCVEKVDGIAEIQIRLLSQIGVPIDQPLIASAQIIPKQSFTMKDIEKDVFEIIDSGLENITSVTERVIRGELKTF; encoded by the coding sequence ATGAGTAGAAATATTGCAATAGAAATGCTGAACCAGGTTCCGGTTCAGGATCAGCAGATTGAATTAGTTGAACGGAAGTGTCTTGGTCACCCTGACAGCATTGCCGATGGTATAGCAGAAGCAGTCAGCCGTGCATTATGTAATACTTACATTGATCAGTTTGGGGGAGTACTTCACCACAACACTGACCAGGGTGAGATCGTAGCAGGAGAATCTATGCCACAATTTGGTGGCGGTAAGATTATTAAACCGATATTTATCCTCTTAGATGGGCGTGCAACAAAGGAATTCAAAGGAGAAAAAATTGCTGCTGATACAGTTGCATTGCAGGCAGCAAAGGATTACCTTCATTCGATAGTTCCTGAATTAAATCTTGATAAACACCTTATCATGGATTGCAGACTCGGAACTGGTTCTACGGATCTTCGTGATGTGTTCAATCCTGAAGAAGGGAAAATTCCACGGGCAAATGATACTTCGTTTGGAGTTTCATATGCACCTTTCTCTGATATTGAGAAGTGTATTAAGGAAATATCATCATACATTGATACAACTCTTCGTCCGAAATATCCGGTATATGGGCAGGATATTAAAATTATGGGGCTACGTCAAGGCAACTCCATAAAACTTACTATCTGTTGTGCAATGGTAGATCGGTATGTTTCATCTCTCTCTGAATATGTTAATTACCGCGAAAAATTAGCAGAAGAAGCATTAAAGGTAGCGAAAACCTGCACTGACAAACATGTAGAAGTATTTGTCAATACTGCAGATTGTGATGTGGAATGCAGTCTTTTCCTTACTGTTACCGGAACATCAGCTGAAATGGGTGATGATGGTTCTGTTGGTCGTGGAAACCGAGCGAATGGATTGATTACCCCACACCGGCCGATGAGTATGGAAGCGACAAGTGGGAAAAATCCGATCAATCACATTGGAAAGATCTATAATCTTCTCTCAAACGAACTTGCTCATACCTGTGTTGAAAAAGTAGATGGTATAGCCGAAATCCAAATCCGTCTTCTGTCTCAAATTGGTGTTCCAATTGATCAACCACTCATTGCAAGTGCACAGATAATTCCAAAACAATCTTTTACCATGAAAGATATTGAAAAAGATGTCTTTGAGATCATTGATTCTGGTCTAGAAAACATCACTTCTGTCACAGAACGCGTAATTAGAGGCGAACTTAAGACATTTTGA
- a CDS encoding ferredoxin domain-containing protein — translation MDPEQDAMMIIASLMAVSARTAPKGKGVDTIITRIVKGDDLSRLADEMITIGNKTSLPPFPRDAQNIRDSSVCVLIGCRGFEDVGLNCGGCGYKTCKEMHQKMNIDPVQSLFTGPNCVIRMADLGIAVGSAAKTAQIHNADNRILFTAGVAGLSLNLLPNCTCAYGIPLSVTGKNIFFDRRPVQ, via the coding sequence ATGGATCCTGAACAGGATGCCATGATGATCATAGCATCACTCATGGCAGTCTCTGCACGGACAGCACCAAAAGGAAAAGGTGTTGACACAATTATTACCCGTATCGTGAAAGGAGATGATCTTTCCCGTTTAGCAGACGAGATGATCACTATAGGTAACAAGACAAGCCTCCCCCCATTTCCCCGTGATGCACAAAATATCAGAGACAGCTCTGTATGCGTTCTTATTGGTTGCAGGGGTTTTGAAGATGTAGGACTGAACTGTGGAGGATGTGGATATAAGACCTGTAAGGAAATGCATCAGAAAATGAATATAGATCCTGTTCAATCATTATTCACGGGTCCAAATTGTGTTATCAGAATGGCTGACCTTGGAATTGCAGTCGGATCAGCTGCTAAAACGGCACAGATCCATAACGCAGACAATCGAATTCTATTTACAGCCGGAGTAGCCGGATTATCCCTAAATTTGCTACCAAATTGTACCTGTGCCTATGGAATCCCACTCTCTGTTACAGGTAAAAATATTTTCTTTGACAGGAGGCCAGTTCAATGA
- a CDS encoding methyltransferase codes for MDNNIDNDTNICRYLWEFPIEPAENFFSILNDCNRGARTLCLISASVKLGLFDYLDDWISEEEIEMIFSYPHPVNDFLLSLVESGLIEYKERKYKNTKVSSVYLSRNSPYFQGAYLEKMNRHLKDLWIQLSDIINSGPVMYQEEEFFSELSLPSMAQNAMCGRLQSVVQAIASLPEFPTMKKMIDLGGGHGLYAIALACKNSTLNAIVFDLPGVIPLTKKYIHSYNLQERVLVQGGNFLTDNIGDNYDLIFSSSNPSGKSPDMIKKISKGLKPGGYFVTVQPGDETVAYDPLNELEFSLWTFENIKIPKKSWSKNKKFLTEEYLNALNTHKLSVQSISRISDPYIRNYGVSMLIAKKEL; via the coding sequence ATGGATAATAATATTGATAATGATACAAATATCTGCAGATATCTCTGGGAATTCCCAATAGAACCAGCGGAAAATTTTTTTTCTATCTTGAACGATTGTAACCGAGGCGCAAGAACCCTTTGCCTGATATCCGCATCAGTCAAATTAGGATTATTTGATTATCTGGATGACTGGATATCTGAAGAAGAAATTGAAATGATATTTTCTTATCCACATCCGGTCAATGATTTTCTATTAAGCTTGGTTGAGTCAGGCCTTATTGAGTACAAAGAAAGGAAATATAAAAATACAAAGGTTTCTTCGGTTTATCTTTCAAGGAACTCACCGTATTTTCAGGGAGCATATCTTGAAAAAATGAACCGTCATTTAAAAGATCTGTGGATCCAGCTTTCAGATATAATTAATTCTGGACCGGTAATGTATCAGGAAGAAGAATTTTTTTCTGAACTTTCTTTACCATCTATGGCACAGAATGCGATGTGTGGCAGGTTGCAGTCAGTAGTACAGGCAATTGCATCACTGCCAGAATTTCCAACGATGAAAAAGATGATTGATCTTGGAGGAGGCCATGGTCTTTATGCAATTGCACTTGCATGTAAAAACTCTACCTTGAATGCAATTGTCTTTGATTTACCAGGAGTTATCCCATTGACAAAAAAATACATCCATTCATACAATTTACAAGAGAGGGTTTTAGTACAGGGAGGAAATTTTCTTACAGATAATATCGGTGATAATTATGACTTAATATTTTCTTCATCAAATCCAAGCGGAAAAAGTCCAGATATGATAAAAAAGATCTCCAAGGGCTTAAAGCCAGGAGGATACTTTGTTACCGTTCAACCAGGAGATGAAACTGTCGCTTATGATCCATTAAATGAACTGGAATTTAGTCTCTGGACATTTGAAAATATTAAGATACCTAAAAAATCATGGAGCAAAAATAAAAAATTTTTAACTGAAGAGTATCTCAATGCTCTTAATACCCATAAATTATCAGTTCAATCAATATCCAGGATATCAGATCCATATATCAGAAATTATGGCGTATCCATGCTCATAGCAAAAAAAGAACTCTAA
- a CDS encoding PAS domain-containing sensor histidine kinase — protein sequence MTFVTSPDDLYKSVPVVAFERNVTDLWKTRNISPNSKQFGIFTESTGEDTDILSSIYTDDQELVTRKLGAAILQQRLGIDLRYRIRTGSFFRWVEEHCSLSYNESGEIISAYSYLWMSSLPVEWALLTKGSEVWNTLNSKIRHDILNQLTAILGYLELSTDIITDPMLIDFSKKEQNAAEKIRNRLIFTREYQKIGLLEFSWISLSDIISEALNEILLGPIRIKIETNQSSLYVDKNFRVALEKILENIPVHATGATDVIIQLRSTDEGGLLSIEDNGCGISEQHKARIFDLGFGNGNGAGLFLSEKLLSVFGITIHEKGIPGQGARFELFIPSPILNFNP from the coding sequence ATGACCTTTGTAACATCTCCGGATGACTTATATAAATCAGTACCGGTCGTTGCGTTTGAACGTAATGTCACCGATTTGTGGAAAACTCGTAATATTTCACCTAATAGTAAACAATTTGGAATCTTTACTGAATCAACGGGTGAGGATACTGATATTCTCTCATCAATATACACTGATGATCAGGAATTGGTGACACGGAAACTTGGTGCAGCTATCCTACAGCAGCGATTAGGAATTGATCTCAGGTATCGAATTCGTACGGGATCTTTTTTTCGCTGGGTAGAAGAGCACTGTTCACTTTCATACAATGAATCAGGAGAAATTATTTCTGCATATAGTTATCTTTGGATGAGTAGTCTTCCAGTTGAATGGGCTCTTCTCACAAAGGGATCTGAAGTTTGGAATACTTTAAACTCAAAAATCAGGCATGATATATTAAATCAGCTTACTGCGATCCTGGGCTATCTAGAGCTTTCAACAGATATTATTACTGATCCGATGCTTATTGATTTCTCTAAAAAGGAACAAAACGCCGCGGAAAAAATTAGGAATCGTTTAATTTTTACACGGGAATACCAAAAAATCGGATTGTTGGAATTTTCATGGATTTCTTTGTCAGATATCATATCTGAAGCTTTAAATGAAATTTTACTTGGTCCTATCCGGATAAAAATCGAGACGAATCAATCTTCATTATATGTCGATAAAAATTTCCGGGTAGCTCTTGAAAAGATTCTTGAAAATATTCCTGTTCATGCAACAGGAGCAACAGATGTAATAATCCAATTGAGATCAACAGATGAAGGCGGATTGTTAAGTATCGAGGATAATGGTTGTGGCATTTCTGAACAGCATAAGGCTCGGATATTTGATTTAGGTTTTGGAAATGGGAATGGAGCTGGCCTTTTCCTGTCTGAAAAATTGTTATCGGTTTTTGGAATCACTATTCATGAGAAGGGGATTCCTGGCCAAGGAGCCAGATTTGAACTATTCATCCCGTCTCCAATATTAAATTTTAATCCTTGA